A window of Citrus sinensis cultivar Valencia sweet orange chromosome 7, DVS_A1.0, whole genome shotgun sequence contains these coding sequences:
- the LOC102625050 gene encoding probable inactive receptor kinase At5g67200, giving the protein MTTKTAPFFSLLLFSLLHSTATAQYPPITNSLLPSDAVSLLSFKSKADSENKLLYALNERFDYCQWQGVKCAQGRVVRFVLQSFGLRGTFPPNTLTRLDQLRVLSLHNNSLTGPIPDLSSLINLKSLSLSRNFFSGAFPLSILSLHRLTILDLSFNNLTGLIPVNLTALDRLYSLKLEWNRFSGTVPPLNQPFLVVFNVSGNNLTGQVPETPTLLKFDASSFSMNPNLCGKLINKACRPRSPFFESPNATSPPRPLGQSAQSQGILVLSPPSPRNDHKRRGLILGLSIGFAVLVSFLVCIFLLIRRSSEGRNSKEPSTASFNEGTTYPEPESSRTANTTQVGECKIKVETKANKVQVEEMAIGSQTLIKRSGSLVFCAGESEVYSLEQLMRASAELLGRGSIGTTYKAVLDNHLIVTVKRFDANKTADTSAEAFEQHMEAVGGLSHPNLVPIRAYFQAKGERLVIYDYQPNGSLFNLIHGSRSIRAKPLHWTSCLKIAEDVAQGLAYIHRASWLIHGNLKSSNVLLGADFEARLTDYCLSVLSDSSSVEDPDTVAYKAPETRKSGRRATSKSDVYAFGVLLLELLTGKHPSQHPYLAPPDMLEWVRTMRVDDGREENRLGMLTEVASVCSLKSPEQRPAMWQVLKMIQEIKESVMAEDNAAFGYS; this is encoded by the exons ATGACAACTAAAACGGCACCGTTCTTCTCCCTCCTCCTCTTCTCCCTCTTACACTCCACAGCCACCGCCCAGTATCCGCCAATAACAAACTCGCTTCTCCCATCCGACGCCGTTTCCCTGCTCTCATTCAAATCTAAGGCGGATTCTGAGAACAAGCTACTCTACGCCCTCAACGAGCGTTTCGACTACTGCCAGTGGCAAGGCGTGAAATGCGCCCAAGGCCGGGTCGTTCGCTTCGTGTTGCAAAGTTTCGGCCTCCGTGGCACTTTCCCTCCCAACACTTTAACTCGGCTTGACCAGCTCCGAGTTCTGAGTCTCCACAACAACTCCCTCACCGGTCCCATTCCCGATTTGTCTTCACTCATCAACCTTAAATCACTCTCTTTAAGTCGCAACTTTTTCTCTGGAGCCTTCCCGCTTTCCATCTTGTCACTTCACAGACTAACTATTCTTGATCTGTCTTTTAATAATCTGACCGGTTTGATTCCGGTTAATCTGACCGCTTTGGACCGGCTGTATTCTCTTAAGCTCGAGTGGAACCGGTTTAGTGGAACGGTTCCGCCGCTAAACCAGCCATTTCTTGTAGTATTCAATGTTTCGGGTAACAATCTCACGGGACAGGTTCCGGAGACGCCTACCTTGTTGAAGTTTGATGCGTCGTCGTTCTCGATGAACCCGAACCTATGCGGAAAGCTTATCAACAAAGCGTGCAGGCCCCGCTCACCGTTCTTCGAATCACCGAACGCCACGTCACCGCCTAGACCGCTCGGACAAAGCGCACAGTCGCAGGGGATATTAGTTTTGTCTCCACCTTCACCGCGAAATGATCACAAAAGAAGGGGTCTGATTCTCGGGTTGAGTATTGGTTTTGCAGTGCTAGTTTCGTTCCTTGTGTGcattttcttattgattaGGAGAAGCAGCGAAGGAAGGAACTCGAAAGAACCGTCGACGGCGTCGTTTAACGAAGGAACTACCTACCCTGAACCCGAAAGCTCAAGAACTGCAAACACAACGCAAGTTGGAGAGTGCAAAATTAAAGTAGAAACGAAAGCCAATAAAGTTCAAGTCGAGGAGATGGCAATAGGATCACAAACACTGATAAAAAGGAGCGGTAGCTTAGTGTTTTGTGCGGGGGAATCAGAGGTGTACAGTTTAGAGCAGTTAATGAGAGCTTCGGCCGAGTTGCTTGGTAGAGGCAGCATAGGAACTACGTACAAAGCTGTGCTTGATAATCATCTGATTGTCACCGTCAAAAGATTTGATGCGAACAAGACCGCTGATACGAGCGCCGAAGCTTTTGAGCAACATATGGAAGCTGTTGGTGGGCTTAGCCATCCTAATTTGGTGCCCATTAGAGCTTATTTTCAAGCTAAGGGAGAAAGGCTTGTTATTTATGATTATCAACCTAATGGCAGTCTCTTCAATCTCATTCATG GTTCTAGATCAATAAGGGCAAAGCCTCTTCACTGGACATCGTGCTTAAAGATAGCCGAAGATGTGGCCCAGGGCCTTGCTTATATCCATCGAGCATCATGGCTAATTCATGGCAACTTGAAGTCCTCCAATGTCCTCCTTGGGGCTGACTTTGAGGCTCGTCTCACAGACTATTGCCTTTCTGTCCTCTCTGACTCCTCTTCTGTTGAAGATCCTGATACTGTTGCCTATAAAGCCCCTGAGACTCGCAAGTCTGGCCGAAGAGCCACTTCCAAGTCTGATGTATATGCTTTTGGTGTCCTGTTACTGGAGCTTTTGACTGGTAAACATCCATCACAACATCCATACCTTGCACCTCCTGACATGCTAGAATGGGTCAGAACAATGAGGGTAGACGATGGCAGGGAAGAGAACCGACTTGGAATGCTTACTGAGGTTGCTAGTGTTTGTAGCTTGAAATCGCCAGAACAGAGACCAGCGATGTGGCAAGTGTTGAAGATGattcaagaaataaaagagagtGTAATGGCAGAAGATAATGCAGCTTTTGGTTATTCATAG